The Spirosoma foliorum genome has a window encoding:
- a CDS encoding MFS transporter encodes MTSPSSPTSLRPLFALPVIVAALGYFVDVYDLLLFNIVRVPSLKDLGLSEADISLTGGKIINYQQTGLLAGGILWGILGDKRGRLSVLFGSIITYSLANIFCGFVHDPQVYAWLRFVAGLGLAGELGAGITLVSEILPPRLRGYGSSLVAGVGLLGAVVAYFTVSLFDWRTTYFVGGGLGLGLLLLRVSILESGMFKRAQQTGVSRGNFWALFRGKNQILRYFRCMGIALPTYLVIGILTTFGNEFGKALGIEEAIQPGRCVMFTYIGMAVGDLFSGPLSQWLQSRKKAIGLMMGMAFVFMLVYLFGGISSTNVFYATCVAMGFSIGYIAMFLTITAESFGTNLRATATTSVANNVRATTLLTIPAFQAMKPSLGVIQSAAIVAIVCFGFGIWSLLTMEETYGKELDYSE; translated from the coding sequence ATGACAAGCCCCTCCTCTCCTACCTCACTACGTCCGTTGTTTGCCTTACCTGTTATCGTAGCTGCACTCGGCTATTTTGTGGATGTCTATGACCTGTTGCTGTTCAATATCGTTCGGGTCCCCAGTTTGAAAGATCTTGGTTTATCCGAAGCCGACATCTCGCTGACAGGTGGTAAGATTATCAATTATCAGCAAACGGGTCTGCTGGCTGGTGGTATCTTATGGGGTATTCTGGGCGATAAACGAGGGCGATTATCAGTTCTTTTTGGGAGCATCATTACCTACTCGCTGGCGAACATTTTCTGTGGTTTTGTACACGATCCGCAAGTCTATGCCTGGCTTCGGTTTGTAGCAGGTCTGGGTTTGGCGGGTGAGTTGGGGGCCGGAATCACATTGGTTAGCGAGATTTTACCCCCACGTCTGCGTGGGTACGGCTCGTCGTTGGTAGCCGGTGTCGGACTGTTAGGTGCCGTAGTTGCTTATTTCACGGTTAGTCTGTTCGACTGGCGAACAACGTACTTTGTTGGCGGTGGGTTAGGCTTAGGCTTACTACTCCTTCGGGTAAGTATCCTCGAATCGGGCATGTTCAAACGCGCTCAGCAGACGGGCGTATCGAGAGGAAATTTCTGGGCTTTATTTCGAGGTAAAAATCAGATTTTACGCTATTTCCGCTGTATGGGTATCGCTCTGCCAACCTATCTGGTCATCGGCATTCTAACTACTTTCGGGAATGAGTTCGGGAAAGCGTTAGGTATTGAGGAAGCCATCCAGCCGGGCCGCTGCGTGATGTTTACCTATATCGGCATGGCTGTTGGCGACTTGTTCAGTGGGCCGTTAAGTCAGTGGCTTCAGTCGCGCAAGAAAGCCATCGGACTCATGATGGGCATGGCGTTCGTGTTTATGTTGGTCTATTTATTTGGTGGCATTAGCTCAACGAATGTGTTTTATGCCACTTGTGTAGCTATGGGATTCAGCATTGGCTATATCGCTATGTTCCTGACCATCACGGCCGAGAGTTTTGGCACCAACCTCCGCGCCACCGCCACAACGTCTGTAGCCAATAACGTTCGGGCGACAACGCTACTCACCATTCCTGCTTTTCAGGCCATGAAACCTTCGCTGGGGGTGATTCAGTCAGCAGCCATTGTCGCCATTGTTTGCTTTGGGTTTGGCATATGGTCGTTGCTTACGATGGAAGAAACCTATGGGAAGGAGCTGGATTATAGTGAGTAA
- a CDS encoding DUF4886 domain-containing protein, with translation MKLWWMFFLLCQTFDAYSQKAMKKNILFIGNSLTYYAGMPDYLKAMLLATNQPIEVAVSAYPGMSLEDHLRDIIESRTQDGINTRPKRPGEQTLTETLLLSKQWDVIILQEAPVRILIPEVRKYSTQESIRQIKQRVTNSHCQFILFQTWAPSRTFPTQFCYPALMLNRATDKESYCSVRVNNLDEAYNLLKIGYDSVRISTQISLVDIDRIYYKALKEQPSLKLFDQDSHPTKLGAYLNAYLFYKFLVDRHLSSLAYYGDLGKEEAILLQRLSD, from the coding sequence ATGAAACTCTGGTGGATGTTCTTTTTGCTTTGTCAGACTTTTGATGCGTATAGCCAGAAAGCAATGAAGAAAAATATACTCTTCATTGGCAACAGTTTGACTTACTACGCTGGTATGCCTGATTATTTGAAAGCGATGCTATTAGCGACTAATCAACCAATCGAGGTGGCAGTAAGCGCTTATCCGGGTATGTCTCTAGAGGATCATCTTCGAGATATAATTGAATCCAGAACCCAGGATGGTATCAATACACGCCCGAAAAGGCCCGGCGAACAGACACTAACGGAAACCCTACTACTCAGTAAACAGTGGGATGTAATTATTCTTCAGGAAGCACCCGTTCGTATCCTTATCCCTGAAGTAAGAAAGTATTCCACTCAAGAGAGTATTCGACAAATCAAGCAACGTGTCACCAACTCACATTGTCAATTTATTCTCTTCCAAACTTGGGCACCTAGCCGTACCTTCCCAACTCAGTTCTGTTATCCAGCTCTTATGCTCAATCGAGCGACTGATAAGGAAAGTTATTGCTCGGTTCGAGTAAACAACTTAGACGAAGCGTACAACTTGTTGAAAATAGGGTATGACTCTGTTCGTATTAGCACTCAGATAAGCTTGGTCGATATTGATCGTATCTACTATAAGGCTCTAAAAGAACAACCTTCTCTTAAGTTATTTGATCAGGACAGTCACCCTACTAAGCTAGGCGCTTATCTGAATGCTTATCTATTCTATAAATTTCTGGTTGATCGACATTTATCGTCCTTAGCTTATTACGGCGACTTAGGAAAAGAAGAAGCTATATTATTACAAAGGCTGTCCGACTAA
- a CDS encoding GAF domain-containing protein, translated as METAFTFPKIDDLPLQFQLSFRPFVAFLKAQQQQCTSSDGLYELYTYLINQFSAAVALQDAHEGQLDQTHLKELFQLATIAVLPLDHARQKIAYSFGLPVPLTIYHYSNAFEQLMDQSPDFLLTLPNQIRVQERQRFVYQIVLNKCYGLQISKDNGPSFRFQNKRDGLVKYYQLDINQSFMEPHFDRELPPLQQAWVDFVQHATPLPADVPPLPLDEFRFEGFSFFMMEDVTESETIQQLQDVFAHLHSDTEPIIYQRFESALRNLCGQPDLQIGLVSLPQVNGKFVYHPDAKTRSVFLRNTDMHLDGVEDPRAQQMITQLFSNPVPHIFSNLNGLPEVKRQVFHKQGIRSFMMYPISVANEVLGLLEMGSPHENGLNETVLARVEQIIPLIQEFLRYQLNQFNNNLEKLIRQKFTSLQPSVEWKFYEAAWRQLSRGQNESAGTETIPVRFPQVYPLYGAVDIRNSSVERHKAVHQDLANQLAAIDEIFSDANFPSSWDRPEQLREESYQCQHKLIAGLSPEDEPEMALFLDQEVNPYFRSLSSRHPSLEVLIQRYFAQVDPATGLFNQALKRYERSMDWLNVTVNEYIDAEEKKLQTVFPHYFERYRTDGTEYTIFVGQSIAPGFEFTQAVNRRLFHWQLTSMLEMAHLTHRLLPNLPLPLQTTQLILAHSQPVDISFRHDERRFDVEGSYSIRYEVLKKRIDKALIEGTQERLTQPDTIALVYSHSSEIAGYLPFITQMQESGQLKSNVEYLDLEPMQGVVHLKALRIHINYTDSTQA; from the coding sequence ATGGAAACAGCATTTACTTTCCCGAAAATAGACGATTTACCTCTTCAATTTCAGTTATCGTTTCGTCCGTTTGTTGCCTTCTTAAAAGCGCAGCAACAACAATGTACGTCGTCCGACGGTCTCTACGAATTATATACGTACCTCATTAACCAGTTTAGTGCCGCCGTTGCGCTTCAGGATGCCCATGAGGGTCAACTTGACCAGACACATCTGAAAGAACTTTTTCAGTTGGCAACTATAGCGGTATTGCCCTTAGACCACGCAAGACAAAAAATTGCCTATTCGTTTGGCCTACCGGTTCCGTTAACGATTTACCACTACTCAAACGCATTTGAGCAGTTGATGGATCAATCACCGGATTTCCTACTCACACTGCCGAATCAAATTCGAGTTCAGGAGCGGCAACGATTTGTTTATCAGATCGTTCTAAACAAATGTTATGGTCTTCAGATCAGTAAAGACAATGGCCCCTCTTTTCGTTTTCAGAATAAGCGGGACGGCCTGGTGAAATATTATCAGCTCGACATCAACCAGTCGTTTATGGAACCCCATTTCGACCGGGAGCTACCGCCCTTACAGCAAGCCTGGGTCGATTTTGTTCAACATGCCACACCACTGCCTGCCGATGTACCCCCTCTACCGTTAGATGAATTCAGATTCGAAGGCTTTTCGTTTTTCATGATGGAAGACGTAACAGAGAGCGAAACGATTCAGCAGTTGCAGGATGTGTTCGCCCACTTACATTCCGACACTGAACCCATTATTTATCAGCGTTTTGAATCGGCGTTACGCAATCTGTGCGGTCAGCCAGACTTACAGATTGGCCTTGTTTCGCTGCCGCAGGTAAATGGTAAGTTTGTGTATCACCCCGATGCCAAAACCCGGAGTGTATTTCTGCGGAACACCGATATGCATCTGGACGGTGTTGAGGACCCTAGGGCACAGCAAATGATCACGCAGTTGTTTAGCAATCCTGTTCCGCACATTTTCTCTAATTTGAACGGACTGCCTGAAGTAAAACGGCAAGTCTTTCATAAACAGGGAATTCGGAGCTTTATGATGTACCCGATTTCGGTAGCCAATGAAGTGCTAGGGCTACTGGAAATGGGAAGTCCGCATGAAAATGGCTTAAATGAAACCGTGCTGGCCCGAGTTGAACAGATTATTCCACTCATTCAGGAATTTCTGCGGTATCAGCTCAATCAGTTCAATAACAACCTGGAAAAACTTATTCGGCAGAAATTTACCTCTTTGCAACCTTCCGTAGAATGGAAGTTTTACGAAGCCGCCTGGCGCCAACTGAGCCGGGGTCAAAATGAATCGGCTGGTACAGAAACCATCCCCGTTCGCTTTCCGCAGGTATATCCACTCTATGGGGCTGTCGATATTCGAAACTCGTCCGTTGAGCGCCACAAGGCCGTTCATCAGGATTTAGCCAATCAGTTAGCGGCTATTGACGAAATCTTTTCCGATGCCAATTTTCCGTCGAGTTGGGACAGACCCGAACAACTGCGGGAAGAGAGCTACCAATGCCAACACAAACTGATAGCGGGACTTTCGCCGGAGGATGAGCCAGAAATGGCGCTGTTTCTGGATCAGGAAGTGAACCCTTATTTTCGGTCACTATCATCCCGTCATCCATCGCTGGAAGTGCTTATCCAACGTTATTTTGCTCAGGTCGACCCGGCAACGGGTTTATTCAATCAGGCGCTAAAACGCTATGAGCGAAGCATGGATTGGCTCAACGTGACGGTGAACGAGTACATTGATGCAGAAGAGAAAAAGTTGCAAACGGTTTTTCCGCATTATTTTGAACGATATCGCACCGACGGAACTGAGTATACCATCTTTGTCGGGCAATCGATTGCGCCTGGGTTTGAATTTACGCAAGCGGTAAATCGGCGGTTGTTCCATTGGCAGTTGACATCCATGCTGGAAATGGCTCACCTAACTCATCGGTTACTGCCTAATTTACCACTACCCTTGCAAACAACTCAGCTTATTTTGGCGCATAGTCAGCCCGTTGACATTAGTTTCCGGCACGATGAGCGTCGGTTCGATGTAGAAGGCTCCTACAGTATTCGGTACGAAGTGCTGAAAAAACGGATCGACAAGGCACTTATCGAAGGCACGCAAGAACGATTGACCCAGCCCGACACCATTGCGTTGGTCTATAGTCATTCTTCTGAAATAGCTGGTTATCTGCCTTTTATTACCCAAATGCAGGAAAGTGGGCAATTGAAATCTAACGTGGAATATCTTGATCTGGAGCCGATGCAGGGCGTTGTTCATCTCAAGGCATTACGCATTCACATAAACTATACTGACTCAACGCAGGCATGA
- a CDS encoding BamA/TamA family outer membrane protein encodes MKLVSKPGAWLVGLVSSFFVFTVAMGQSVPADSIRHRVILIGDAGRLRNGKNPVVDAVSARYDFNNSRTTLLYLGDNVYPHGLSDESSPDHESLAAVLKYQAQPGLGSPAGGKKSQVLFIPGNHDWAKSHADGWERIQRQGAWLDSLKAPNIRLLPANGCPGPEEIQLSDNLVLVIIDTQWWLHQFSKPGLDSDCACKSEDEVIARLTDITNRNKGKGIILATHHPFRSYGIHGGYYTIKQHIFPLTEFSEKLYIPLPVIGSLYPLVRGVFGNIQDLPNPTYKQMVRAMEKATSVAPNVVYVSGHDHAIQHIVDGTRNYIVSGSGINRERVKNGKLAKFVSGEWGYVVLDELTNGKVKAAFYTVDEAANATDAHDATLFTIPPVTDRQQGNLQRPSWPDSVRLAIVPAYDSVGRTQRWLLGNNYRTEWATPVNLPVFDLTRGGFKILQRGGGQQTKSLRLEDANGREWVLRSIQKDPANALPAALRETIAKDVLQDEISAGYPFAPLVVPTLAQVAGVPHANPKLVYVPDDPALGIYQADFGKTVCLFEERSPGDGKSISTPKVLEALEKDNDNQVDQKAFLRARMLDLFIGDWDRHEDQWRWGSHKTATGKSFFPIPRDRDQVFFRTDGLLPGIASLPWLQPKFQGFTTKLANVDGFMFNGRYVDRMFLNGLDVQDWMNGITTLRDSLTDAVLQRAISQLPDTIRKESGNKLLETLKIRRGWLLEKGLEYYRFISKAVDIPGSDKTDLFRIQNLDDDHVEVSVFKVAKDGSLAQRYYHRVFDAEVTNEIRLYGQKGDDRFEVTGAQSGPIKVRLIGGKGEDVFKVDGHPGKPIIYDLSTEANVLPGRNLASLRLSTDKAVNEYDPHAFKYDIVAPLATAGYNLDDGVLLGAGVQWTKQGFRKSPYAAMNRLLVTRSLATDAMSIKYDGIFTHLIGKNDLWINALSKAPDNVTNFFGPGNETVYDKDNRIRYYRTRYNLINISALLKRKLGERMSMSIGPVFQRFTLDLDDNHGRFIEDYLAQLPNPSQFKLRESYGGLQAGLVVDNRNKPIQPSRGFYWNTTLLGLQGFSQRTSHFTQLRSDMAIYTSFSQSARFVMVNRIGGGVTFGNPAFYQLLYLGGQDNLRGYRTYRFAGNQLFYYNLEARLKLLDFRSFLFPGSVGLVAFNDLGRVWLKGENSKKWHDGYGGGLYVTPASLLVVAATVGFSDEGALPYISLGFRF; translated from the coding sequence ATGAAACTAGTAAGTAAACCAGGTGCTTGGCTTGTGGGGTTGGTGAGTAGTTTTTTCGTCTTTACCGTTGCTATGGGTCAGTCGGTTCCGGCCGATTCGATCCGGCACCGGGTCATTTTGATTGGCGATGCCGGGCGACTACGAAATGGTAAAAATCCGGTTGTCGATGCCGTAAGCGCCCGTTACGATTTTAATAATTCGCGCACGACGTTACTCTACCTTGGCGACAATGTCTATCCGCACGGATTATCGGACGAGAGCAGCCCCGATCATGAATCACTAGCGGCTGTGCTGAAGTATCAGGCCCAGCCTGGCCTTGGAAGTCCAGCGGGGGGCAAAAAATCTCAGGTATTGTTTATTCCGGGCAATCACGATTGGGCGAAAAGCCATGCCGATGGCTGGGAGCGAATACAACGACAGGGTGCGTGGCTGGATAGTTTGAAGGCCCCCAACATTCGGCTTTTACCAGCTAATGGCTGCCCCGGTCCGGAAGAGATTCAGCTGAGCGACAATCTGGTGTTGGTCATTATTGACACCCAATGGTGGTTGCATCAGTTCAGCAAACCCGGCCTTGATTCGGATTGTGCCTGTAAAAGTGAAGACGAAGTGATAGCCCGGCTGACCGACATTACCAACCGAAACAAAGGAAAGGGCATTATTCTGGCGACCCACCATCCGTTTCGTAGTTACGGTATTCACGGCGGATACTACACGATTAAGCAGCATATTTTCCCGCTGACCGAGTTTTCAGAAAAGCTTTACATTCCGCTGCCTGTCATTGGCTCACTCTATCCGCTGGTTCGGGGCGTGTTCGGAAACATTCAGGATTTACCCAACCCAACCTACAAACAGATGGTTCGGGCAATGGAGAAAGCTACATCGGTAGCCCCTAATGTGGTGTACGTGTCGGGCCACGATCATGCCATACAACATATCGTAGATGGTACTCGCAATTACATCGTCAGTGGATCAGGCATCAATCGCGAGCGGGTGAAGAATGGGAAATTGGCTAAGTTTGTAAGTGGTGAATGGGGCTACGTTGTACTCGACGAGTTGACCAATGGCAAAGTAAAAGCCGCCTTTTACACCGTCGATGAAGCGGCTAACGCCACCGACGCACACGATGCTACGTTATTTACAATTCCGCCCGTAACAGATAGACAACAGGGTAATTTACAGCGCCCCAGCTGGCCCGACAGCGTCCGATTGGCCATCGTGCCCGCCTACGATAGCGTGGGACGAACGCAGCGCTGGCTCCTCGGCAACAATTACCGGACCGAATGGGCTACGCCAGTTAATTTGCCGGTGTTCGACCTGACCCGTGGAGGATTTAAAATTTTACAACGGGGTGGCGGTCAGCAGACCAAGTCGTTGCGGCTCGAAGATGCCAATGGTCGGGAGTGGGTGCTTCGGAGTATTCAGAAAGACCCGGCCAATGCGTTGCCAGCGGCCTTACGCGAAACCATTGCTAAAGATGTCTTGCAGGACGAGATCTCGGCGGGTTACCCATTCGCCCCTTTAGTCGTGCCAACGCTGGCGCAGGTAGCAGGTGTGCCCCACGCCAATCCAAAACTCGTGTACGTTCCCGATGATCCGGCGCTGGGCATTTATCAGGCCGATTTCGGGAAAACAGTTTGTCTTTTCGAGGAGCGTAGTCCGGGCGATGGGAAATCGATTAGCACCCCGAAAGTCCTTGAGGCTCTGGAAAAAGATAACGATAATCAGGTTGACCAGAAGGCTTTTTTACGGGCCCGAATGCTCGATTTGTTTATCGGCGACTGGGACCGACATGAAGATCAGTGGCGTTGGGGAAGCCATAAAACGGCAACGGGAAAATCATTCTTCCCCATTCCCCGCGACCGCGATCAGGTATTTTTCAGAACGGATGGTCTATTGCCGGGCATTGCCTCATTGCCTTGGTTACAGCCTAAATTTCAAGGCTTTACAACCAAACTGGCTAATGTAGACGGCTTTATGTTCAATGGTCGTTACGTTGACCGGATGTTCCTAAACGGCCTGGATGTGCAGGATTGGATGAACGGAATTACCACCCTGCGCGACTCATTGACGGATGCCGTTCTACAGCGCGCCATCAGCCAACTGCCCGATACCATTCGGAAAGAATCGGGAAATAAACTGCTGGAAACGCTCAAGATTCGGCGGGGTTGGCTCCTGGAAAAAGGACTGGAATACTATCGGTTCATTTCTAAAGCGGTCGATATTCCCGGCTCCGACAAGACTGACTTATTCCGTATTCAAAATCTGGATGACGATCATGTAGAAGTTTCGGTATTTAAGGTTGCCAAAGACGGTTCGCTGGCTCAACGTTATTATCACCGGGTATTCGACGCCGAAGTCACCAACGAAATTCGGCTGTATGGCCAGAAAGGTGATGATCGATTTGAGGTCACGGGCGCTCAAAGCGGTCCTATCAAAGTCCGGCTCATTGGTGGTAAGGGAGAAGATGTATTCAAGGTTGATGGCCATCCGGGCAAGCCGATTATCTACGATTTAAGCACCGAAGCCAATGTATTACCCGGTCGAAATCTGGCCAGCTTGCGTCTGTCAACCGATAAGGCTGTGAATGAGTATGATCCACACGCCTTCAAATACGACATCGTTGCTCCGTTGGCAACGGCAGGCTATAACTTGGATGATGGCGTTTTGTTGGGCGCAGGGGTTCAGTGGACCAAACAGGGATTCCGAAAATCACCTTACGCGGCCATGAACCGCCTGCTGGTCACCCGTTCACTGGCAACCGACGCCATGTCGATCAAATACGACGGAATTTTCACCCACCTCATCGGCAAGAACGATTTGTGGATCAACGCCCTCTCGAAAGCCCCCGACAATGTCACAAACTTTTTCGGGCCGGGCAATGAAACCGTTTACGACAAAGACAACCGCATTCGCTATTACCGAACCCGCTATAATTTGATTAACATCTCGGCTTTACTCAAACGGAAATTGGGCGAGCGTATGTCTATGTCGATTGGACCCGTTTTTCAACGATTTACGCTCGACTTGGACGATAATCATGGGCGGTTCATTGAAGATTATCTGGCTCAACTTCCCAATCCGAGCCAGTTCAAGCTTCGGGAAAGTTACGGTGGTCTACAGGCAGGGTTGGTGGTCGACAATCGGAATAAACCCATTCAGCCCTCCCGCGGTTTTTACTGGAACACAACGTTGCTGGGCCTTCAGGGATTTAGTCAACGCACCAGTCATTTCACGCAGCTCCGATCCGACATGGCTATCTATACCAGCTTCAGCCAGTCGGCTCGCTTTGTAATGGTCAACCGCATTGGTGGCGGAGTAACGTTCGGCAATCCGGCGTTTTACCAGTTGCTTTATTTAGGTGGTCAGGACAATCTGCGGGGCTATCGTACCTATCGTTTCGCGGGGAATCAGTTATTTTATTATAACTTGGAAGCCCGACTGAAACTGCTCGATTTTCGCTCGTTTCTATTTCCAGGGAGCGTAGGTCTGGTAGCTTTCAACGATCTGGGGCGTGTATGGCTGAAGGGCGAAAACTCTAAAAAATGGCACGACGGCTATGGAGGAGGTTTGTACGTAACACCCGCCAGTTTGCTCGTTGTAGCCGCTACAGTTGGTTTTTCGGACGAAGGAGCGTTGCCTTACATATCACTTGGTTTCCGGTTTTGA
- a CDS encoding Pycsar system effector family protein, whose protein sequence is MPTSLLPQIEAHVIHYFEKHARPELTFHNLAHTQAVVQATDQIARNYQLSEADYLAVMAAAWFHDTGYLEGSPEGHEERSADIAAKFLEHQDQPKNLIKSVKHCIRATKMPQSPQSLLEEIICDADLFHLGSDEYNSKQKQLRKELEKLTGTDISGSNWRQQNIDLLTTHTYFTTYAQTLLAKSQADNLRRLQEKQAEKSGTPIPEATAITQPIEQPTNEPVQQFVTPETPLNDKKKNKDSKSDKGIETMFRTTSTNHLRLSEIADSKANIMISVNSITVSVLVSILPRRIEENPALIIPTAMFLTTSLLTIIFAILATRPNITQGTFSHEDIQQKKGNLLFFGNFHRMSLGEFEWGIQELMQDSNYLYSSMTRDIYYLGLVLAKKYKLLRIAYSIFMFGFVTSILAFLVVFLAYKK, encoded by the coding sequence ATGCCTACTAGCCTTTTACCTCAAATTGAAGCCCATGTTATCCATTATTTCGAGAAACACGCGCGTCCCGAGCTAACGTTTCATAATCTGGCGCACACGCAGGCGGTGGTTCAGGCCACGGATCAGATTGCCCGGAATTATCAACTTTCCGAAGCCGATTATCTGGCAGTAATGGCTGCGGCCTGGTTTCACGATACGGGTTATTTAGAGGGTTCGCCAGAAGGGCACGAAGAACGGAGTGCCGATATAGCCGCTAAGTTCCTGGAACATCAGGATCAGCCAAAAAACCTAATCAAGTCGGTGAAGCACTGCATTCGGGCAACCAAAATGCCGCAATCGCCACAAAGCCTGCTCGAAGAAATTATTTGCGATGCCGATCTCTTTCATCTGGGCAGCGATGAGTACAACAGCAAGCAGAAACAACTCCGCAAAGAACTGGAAAAACTGACCGGAACCGACATTTCGGGCAGCAACTGGCGGCAGCAGAATATTGACCTGCTCACAACTCACACGTATTTTACTACGTATGCGCAGACACTCTTAGCCAAAAGTCAGGCCGATAACCTTCGTCGTCTACAGGAAAAACAAGCCGAGAAATCGGGTACGCCAATTCCTGAAGCAACAGCCATTACCCAGCCAATTGAACAACCCACAAACGAGCCAGTCCAGCAGTTTGTAACGCCCGAAACTCCGTTAAACGATAAGAAGAAAAATAAAGACAGCAAGTCCGATAAAGGCATCGAAACCATGTTTCGAACGACCTCTACGAATCATCTGCGCCTGAGCGAAATTGCCGATAGCAAAGCCAACATCATGATTTCGGTGAACTCAATTACGGTGTCGGTACTGGTATCTATCCTACCCCGCCGAATTGAAGAGAATCCGGCCCTGATCATTCCAACGGCCATGTTTCTGACAACCTCGCTGTTGACAATCATTTTTGCCATTTTAGCCACTCGGCCCAACATAACGCAGGGCACATTTAGCCATGAAGATATCCAGCAGAAAAAGGGGAATCTACTCTTCTTCGGCAATTTTCACCGAATGAGTCTGGGCGAATTTGAGTGGGGTATTCAGGAATTGATGCAGGACAGCAACTACCTATACAGCAGCATGACCCGCGATATTTATTACCTGGGACTTGTGCTGGCCAAGAAGTACAAATTGCTGCGAATTGCCTATAGCATTTTCATGTTTGGCTTTGTCACGTCAATCCTGGCCTTTCTGGTCGTTTTTCTGGCGTATAAGAAATAG
- a CDS encoding amidase, with translation MQTLSFEEYVKHDATALAGLVQKGEVTPAELLETAIARADAVNPKLNAIVTPLYDKGREMVKQLPATGPFRGVPFLLKDLELEWAGTPLKSGCRGYANYVSTIDSEIVKRLKTAGVTLFGKTNTPEFGLTPYTESKLYGPAHNPWKLTHSPGGSSGGSAVAVASGIVPAATATDGGGSIRIPASCCGLFGLKPSRGRVTLGPKFGELWNGAVAGHVLTRSVRDSAGFLDTIAGSMAGDPYTIAPPERPFGKEVGREPGKLRIAFSTKSLMPSQTTDPECVKVVQETAKLLERLGHTVEEIPLPYEKTIVTEAFFVNVLSETAAVLRELGEYLGRPVRRDDVELNTWAQARLAEGFSAADAAFQKRRWNSLNRSMGQLHETYDLFLTPTLPRPPIAIGTFQNKASEERLLKLVDSLGGLKYLNGTKIVNDLAERSLGYISFTVITNMTGQPSMSVPLHWSPDGLPIGVMFAAKLGDEATLFRLAGQMEQEKPWFDKRPVL, from the coding sequence ATGCAGACCTTGTCTTTCGAAGAATACGTCAAACACGACGCAACGGCCCTGGCCGGACTCGTTCAAAAAGGAGAAGTTACGCCTGCCGAATTATTAGAAACGGCTATTGCCCGTGCCGATGCGGTCAATCCAAAGCTGAATGCTATCGTCACACCTTTGTACGATAAAGGGCGCGAAATGGTGAAGCAATTGCCCGCCACAGGGCCTTTTAGGGGTGTGCCGTTTCTGCTGAAAGATCTGGAGCTTGAATGGGCTGGAACGCCCCTGAAGTCAGGATGTCGCGGGTATGCCAATTATGTATCGACGATCGATAGCGAAATTGTCAAACGCCTGAAAACCGCAGGCGTGACTTTATTTGGAAAGACGAATACGCCTGAATTTGGGCTTACACCCTATACCGAATCGAAGCTCTACGGGCCCGCGCACAATCCCTGGAAACTCACGCACTCGCCGGGTGGGTCAAGCGGAGGCTCAGCAGTGGCAGTAGCGTCTGGCATTGTTCCGGCAGCGACCGCAACAGATGGCGGAGGTTCAATTCGGATTCCAGCTTCGTGCTGTGGATTGTTTGGTCTGAAACCGTCTCGGGGTCGTGTTACACTGGGGCCTAAGTTCGGTGAGTTGTGGAATGGTGCCGTGGCGGGTCATGTCCTGACCCGTAGCGTTCGGGATAGTGCGGGTTTCCTGGATACCATTGCTGGCTCGATGGCGGGCGATCCGTACACGATTGCTCCACCCGAACGCCCGTTTGGGAAAGAAGTTGGTAGAGAGCCGGGTAAGTTACGCATTGCCTTCTCGACGAAATCATTGATGCCCTCGCAAACCACCGATCCGGAATGTGTAAAAGTCGTTCAGGAAACGGCTAAATTGCTTGAGCGACTGGGACATACGGTTGAGGAAATTCCGTTACCCTACGAGAAAACGATTGTGACGGAAGCCTTCTTTGTCAATGTACTCAGTGAAACGGCGGCAGTTCTTCGCGAGCTGGGCGAATACCTGGGTCGCCCTGTCCGACGGGATGATGTGGAATTGAACACCTGGGCGCAGGCACGATTGGCCGAGGGTTTCTCGGCGGCCGATGCCGCTTTTCAGAAACGTCGCTGGAATTCGCTGAATCGGAGCATGGGTCAGCTTCATGAAACTTATGATCTGTTTCTGACCCCAACCTTACCCCGTCCGCCAATTGCTATTGGTACATTTCAAAATAAAGCGTCTGAAGAGCGTCTGCTTAAGCTAGTCGATTCGTTGGGTGGCCTGAAATACCTGAATGGCACTAAAATTGTCAACGATCTGGCCGAACGTTCGTTAGGGTATATTTCATTTACCGTTATCACCAACATGACGGGTCAGCCGTCGATGTCGGTACCGCTGCATTGGTCACCAGATGGACTTCCGATTGGGGTTATGTTCGCTGCTAAACTCGGCGACGAAGCCACCTTATTCCGGCTCGCCGGGCAGATGGAGCAAGAAAAGCCGTGGTTTGATAAACGACCTGTTTTGTGA